The following proteins come from a genomic window of Corynebacterium crudilactis:
- a CDS encoding amino acid permease, whose protein sequence is MNASPAPTRSFKGLRARHIHFIALGSAIGTGLFYGSAGAIQAAGPSVLLVYILGGAVVYFMLRALGEMAVHHPVRGSFAVYTRAHLGGWAGYITGWMFAFEMLIVCLADLTAIGIYMSFWFPDTPQWTWVVATLLIVGGANLASVRWFGELEFVFTIIKVTAVIAMIVGGAAILAFGLGSGPEVAGVSNLWEHGGFFPNGVEGMIAAFILVLFAFGGTEIIGVAGSEAEDPEKSIPKAVNTVPLRILLFYVGAILVILALNPWPSITGEESPFVQIFDTLGVNWAAGLLNAVVITAALSAINADLFGAGRVLTGLAKENLAPQAMGKVAKNGVPVMTTAIMLVVLAFGIILNALLPERVFEIVASLATFATVYVWLMILLAQVSSRRKMSAEETKSLKFPVPFYPFGQYFAILFIAFTFGIMVWYDNYHLPLAVGIGFLVIMTILYYATGRPKAIAPINYEELDPRRD, encoded by the coding sequence ATGAATGCCTCCCCTGCCCCAACCCGATCTTTTAAAGGATTGCGGGCGCGACACATTCACTTCATCGCACTGGGTTCTGCAATTGGCACCGGCCTCTTCTATGGCTCTGCTGGCGCGATCCAAGCAGCTGGTCCATCTGTACTCTTGGTCTACATTCTCGGCGGAGCCGTGGTGTATTTCATGCTGCGCGCACTCGGAGAGATGGCAGTCCATCATCCCGTCCGCGGCTCCTTCGCTGTTTATACCCGCGCCCACCTTGGCGGCTGGGCTGGCTACATCACGGGCTGGATGTTCGCCTTTGAGATGCTCATCGTCTGTCTTGCCGACCTCACTGCCATTGGCATTTATATGAGTTTCTGGTTCCCAGACACTCCACAATGGACGTGGGTTGTTGCCACACTCTTAATTGTCGGCGGCGCCAACCTCGCTTCCGTGCGTTGGTTTGGTGAACTTGAATTCGTTTTCACCATTATTAAGGTGACTGCTGTTATTGCCATGATCGTCGGTGGCGCAGCAATCCTCGCATTCGGACTTGGCTCAGGCCCTGAGGTTGCGGGTGTCTCCAACCTGTGGGAGCACGGCGGGTTCTTCCCCAACGGTGTTGAGGGCATGATCGCAGCGTTCATCCTCGTTCTCTTTGCCTTCGGTGGCACTGAGATCATCGGTGTTGCAGGTTCTGAAGCTGAAGATCCAGAAAAATCGATTCCGAAGGCAGTTAATACTGTCCCGCTTCGCATCTTGCTCTTCTATGTTGGTGCCATCCTCGTGATCTTGGCACTCAACCCATGGCCATCCATCACTGGCGAAGAGTCTCCATTTGTCCAGATCTTCGACACCCTCGGAGTCAACTGGGCTGCTGGCCTTCTTAACGCTGTGGTCATCACCGCAGCACTGTCTGCTATCAACGCTGACCTCTTCGGTGCCGGCCGAGTCCTCACTGGCCTAGCCAAGGAAAACCTTGCACCTCAAGCAATGGGCAAGGTCGCCAAAAACGGTGTACCAGTAATGACCACCGCCATCATGCTTGTCGTGCTGGCCTTCGGCATTATCCTCAACGCACTCCTTCCAGAGCGCGTCTTCGAGATCGTTGCATCCCTTGCGACCTTCGCCACTGTCTACGTCTGGCTGATGATCCTGCTCGCACAGGTCAGCTCCCGACGAAAGATGTCTGCTGAAGAGACCAAATCACTGAAGTTCCCTGTTCCCTTCTATCCCTTCGGACAGTACTTCGCGATCCTCTTCATCGCCTTCACCTTCGGAATCATGGTCTGGTACGACAACTACCATCTCCCACTAGCCGTCGGCATTGGATTCCTCGTCATCATGACGATCCTGTACTACGCCACTGGTCGACCAAAGGCTATCGCGCCGATCAATTATGAAGAACTAGATCCACGGCGTGACTAA
- a CDS encoding (deoxy)nucleoside triphosphate pyrophosphohydrolase, which produces MKKRINVTGAVLVKENLILAAQRGPEMSLPGYWEFPGGKIEQGETPEASLARELQEELLCDATVGEHLTTTEHEYDFGIVVLSTYFCTLNDMEPQLTEHAEIRWVAPHELESLEWAPADIPAVRLLVEQLA; this is translated from the coding sequence GTGAAGAAACGCATCAATGTAACCGGCGCCGTCTTAGTCAAGGAAAACTTAATCCTTGCAGCACAACGTGGTCCAGAGATGTCACTTCCTGGATACTGGGAGTTTCCGGGAGGAAAAATTGAGCAAGGTGAAACTCCAGAAGCATCCCTTGCAAGAGAGCTCCAAGAAGAATTGCTTTGCGACGCTACTGTTGGCGAACATCTCACCACTACAGAGCATGAATACGACTTCGGAATCGTCGTGCTTTCCACCTATTTCTGCACATTAAATGACATGGAACCACAGCTCACAGAGCATGCCGAAATTCGCTGGGTGGCACCGCATGAATTGGAATCATTGGAGTGGGCTCCTGCTGATATTCCTGCAGTGAGACTTCTTGTTGAGCAGCTTGCTTAA